A window of the Vicia villosa cultivar HV-30 ecotype Madison, WI unplaced genomic scaffold, Vvil1.0 ctg.003762F_1_1, whole genome shotgun sequence genome harbors these coding sequences:
- the LOC131641453 gene encoding uncharacterized protein LOC131641453, protein MSRSSEIAKACRNLKFIVVDDRWERFAVKRKLRRLSQDLRRSLRWKKGQVTKLCVSLGLSVSDSDACIWEKEKKLRNIAGVWQRKMVEIKWRGKHEAKKLGLGFAVVDDVQSVADVMISAGLDVNHRVVDVCEGLSIVYIDLETESEWKVLSELVSNM, encoded by the exons ATGTCACGCTCATCCGAAATCGCCAAAGCATGCAG GAATTTAAAATTCATTGTGGTTGATGATCGGTGGGAGAGATTTGCCGTCAAAAGGAAGTTGAGACGATTGTCTCAGGATCTCCGTAGGTCCTTGAGATGGAAGAAAGGTCAGGTGACCAAGTTGTGCGTGAGTTTGGGTTTAAGCGTATCGGACAGCGATGCATGCATATGGGAAAAGGAGAAGAAGCTGAGGAATATCGCAGGTGTGTGGCAACGAAAGATGGTTGAAATCAAGTGGAGGGGAAAACATGAGGCAAAGAAGCTTGGTCTAGGGTTTGCTGTAGTTGACGATGTTCAATCTGTAGCAGATGTAATGATCAGCGCGGGGCTTGATGTGAATCACAGAGTCGTGGATGTGTGCGAGGGACTGTCTATCGTGTATATCGATTTAGAAACTGAAAG TGAATGGAAGGTCTTGTCAGAATTGGTTTCCAACATGTAA
- the LOC131641447 gene encoding uncharacterized protein LOC131641447 has product MSRPIEPLKEINDSKDLWKIVVRCKHLWTVTSSSNKEHMEMVLVDSKRDMIQVVVPVYLLSKFKSEIETGNSYIMQNFKVGKNDFAFKSTNHTYKLVFCGSTSVKKAEFPDIPHNYLNIIGLNSIVEGRFQSNLLVDLIGGITDITQTQVNGDNSKNRIVFSIVDASKTVVQCTLWGQLAVQLYEYYKNTKQASDIVIVLINARVKEAQGGFPISVSNTWNGTKLLINDPAIEEVKNLKERLGVDLPLLSSSSVQVEATQNSFYSDYDKFVWKAEIMSLSEITNLQHETTCVTVATLDKFDAGQIGWYYDGCVECTRSVTANDGKLKYFKEHISPELVPRYKLDIMVVDGSSKAKFVFWDTDCVKLIGKSALQMKMDLTQSGDYDPLEFPYELDSILKNELAIRAVYQPKNGRLSVIGFKTDEDVRNKIKDSLKFEETSKLRALEPLSQDDMNSISEPVSASAENDLTIENSELTPCKRLINDAIEDNDSVQQSSTKMARDIKKEK; this is encoded by the exons ATGTCTCGCCCAATTGAGCCATTGAAAGAGATCAATGATTCAAAAGATTTGTGGAAGATCGTTGTTAGGTGCAAACATCTGTGGACTGTCacaagttcttcaaacaaagaacacatggagatGGTTTTGGTTGATTCTAAG CGTGATATGATTCAGGTTGTTGTCCCTGTTTATTtgctttcgaaattcaaatctgaAATTGAAACAGGAAACTCTTATATCATGCAAAATTTTAAAGTTGGGAAGAATGATTTTGCTTTTAAGTCGACAAATCATACATACAAATTGGTTTTTTGTGGGTCAACTTCTGTTAAGAAAGCAGAATTTCCTGATATCCCTCATAACTACCTTAACATTATTGGTTTGAATTCCATAGTTGAAGGAAGGTTTCAATCAAATTTGTTGGTTG atttgattggaggaaTCACTGATATCACTCAAACCCAAGTTAACGGTGACAACAGCAAGAACAGAATAGTTTTTTCTATTGTAGATGCCAGCAAAACAGTTGTACAATGTACTCTTTGGGGGCAACTTGCAGTTCAGCTATATGAGTATTATAAGAATACTAAGCAAGCCTCTGATATTGTCATTGTGCTAATCAATGCAAGGGTTAAAGAGGCTCAAG GAGGATTTCCAATTAGTGTTTCCAACACATGGAATGGAACGAAACTGTTGATTAATGACCCTGCTATTGAGGAAGTCAAGAATCTAAAAGAAAG ACTTGGTGTTGATTTGCCTTTGTTATCATCTTCAAGTGTACAAGTTGAGGCAACGCAAAACTCATTTTATTCTGACTATGACAAGTTTGTTTGGAAGGCTGAAATAATGAGTCTCTCTGAAATAACAAATCTGCAACAT GAAACAACCTGTGTTACCGTTGCTACCCTCGATAAGTTTGATGCTGGGCAGATTGGATGGTACTATGATGGATGTGTGGAATGCACAAGAAGTGTGACTGCCAATGATGGAAAGCTGAAGTATTTTAAAGAGCATATTAGCCCAGAGCTTGTGCCACG GTATAAGCTTGATATAATGGTTGTTGACGGCAGTTCGAAGGCAAAGTTCGTCTTTTGGGACACGGACTGCGTGAAGTTGATTGGGAAGTCTGCTCTTCAAATGAAGATGGATTTAACTCAG TCTGGTGATTACGATCCACTTGAATTCCCTTATGAACTTGACTCAATACTAAAAAATGAATTGGCAATTAGAGCTGTTTATCAGCCCAAAAATGGTCGACTTTCGGTGATTGGCTTCAAAACTGATGAAGATGTTCGTAATAAAATTAAGGACAGTTTAAAATTTGAAGAG ACCTCAAAACTTCGAGCACTAGAACCTCTGTCCCAGGATGATATGAATAGCATTTCT GAACCTGTATCTGCATCTGCAGAAAATGACCTGACCATTGAAAATTCAGAGCTCACTCCATGTAAGAGACTTATAAATGATGCAATAGAGGATAATGATAGTGTTCAACAATCATCAACCAAGATGGCCAGAGATATTAAAAAGGAGAAATAG